From Fundulus heteroclitus isolate FHET01 chromosome 5, MU-UCD_Fhet_4.1, whole genome shotgun sequence, a single genomic window includes:
- the cfap52 gene encoding cilia- and flagella-associated protein 52 has protein sequence MDDETLNIPQLELEAVIGFNGYVPFGLRLHPDGKYLIYPLGSVIILKRIEDGKQEFLHGHSNNVSCFSVSKSGSYMASGQVNFMSTKAAVIIWNYAERTIHAQLVLHKAKVEAVAFSPNDKYLVSLGGKDDGSIVVWNVQTKQAICGSAASAYGAGHCLTIQYSNTDDNIFTSGGSGTLRVWELDLANRKIWPTECRTGKLARTVKCIEISEDDNFMFCGTTSGDIMKINMKMKLLNHCGPTKVKYNLGVNVLKLLDSGDLLVGSGSGTLALCCKKTFQALRQQQLEKAVTSIAAGDLGEQLFVGTEAAHIYRLTFMDFEAELISTGHRSAVKDIAIPFATSQLFATCSEEDIRLWLVGRPKELLRITVTNMTCNALDFMADGHSIISAWNDDKIRVFGPESGRLMLTIDNAHRMGVTAIAGTRDCKRIVSGGGEGQVRVWELLPHGHRLVEIMKEHKAAVSCVKIKSDDKECVTASLDGVCIIWDLVRFVSLQRMIANTLFRTACYHPDEHQIITSGTDRKVTYWDVYDASSIREREGSQSGAINSLHITQDGRHFVTGGDDKQVKVWDYMLGNVTHVGVPHGASVTCTRICSNNRILVSSSADGGIWRWKFPHPPSSY, from the exons ATGGACGATGAAACGCTAAACATTCCTCAGCTGGAGTTGGAGGCTGTCATCGGCTTTAACG GATACGTGCCTTTTGGCCTGAGGCTGCATCCAGACGGGAAGTACCTGATCTATCCTCTGGGAAGTGTTATTATTCTGAAGAGAATCGAGGATGGCAAGCAGGAGTTCCTGCACGGACACTCAAACAATGTATCCTGCTTTTCTGTGTCCAAAAGTGGATCCTACATGGCCTCTGGGCAGGTCAACTTTATGAGCACTAAG GCAGCAGTGATCATCTGGAACTATGCGGAGAGAACAATCCACGCCCAGCTGGTGCTCCACAAGGCTAAGGTCGAAGCAGTCGCCTTCTCCCCCAATGACAAGTACCTGGTGTCTCTTGGGGGCAAAGATGATGGCag CATCGTTGTATGGAATGTCCAGACCAAGCAGGCCATCTGCGGGAGCGCAGCTTCAGCCTACGGCGCCGGCCACTGCCTCACCATCCAATACTCCAACACCGACGACAACATCTTCACGTCGGGTGGCAG CGGAACACTGCGGGTCTGGGAGTTGGACCTTGCCAACAGAAAGATCTGGCCCACTGAGTGCAGGACAGGCAAGCTGGCAAGGACTGTGAAATGTATAGAG ATTTCAGAGGATGATAATTTTATGTTCTGTGGCACTACAAGTGGGGACATAATGAAAATCAACATGAAGATGAAGCTTCTGAATCACTGTGGTCCAACTAAAGTAAAGTACAACCTG GGTGTCAATGTCCTCAAGCTGTTGGACTCTGGAGACCTGCTTGTTGGCTCTGGATCTGGCACCTTGGCTCTGTGCTGCAAGAAAACTTTCCAAGCTCTCAG GCAACAACAGCTGGAGAAGGCGGTCACCTCCATCGCCGCCGGCGACCTTGGAGAGCAGCTCTTTGTCGGCACAGAGGCGGCTCACATCTACCGCCTCACTTTTATGGATTTTGAAGCCGAGCTCATCTCCACGGGCCACAGGAGCGCCGTCAAGGACATAGCCATTCCCTT TGCCACCTCTCAGTTGTTTGCAACGTGCTCTGAGGAAGACATCAGACTGTGGCTGGTGGGCAGGCCCAAAGAGCTGCTGCGCATCACCGTCACCAACATGACCTGCAACGCCCTGGACTTCATGGCTGACGGGCACAGCATCATCAGCG CGTGGAACGACGATAAGATCCGCGTGTTTGGGCCGGAAAGCGGAAGGCTGATGCTCACCATTGACAACGCGCACAGAATGGGCGTGACGGCCATCGCCGGCACCAGGGACTGCAAGAGGATCgtcagtggaggaggagaggggcaG GTGCGTGTTTGGGAGCTGCTGCCTCACGGCCACCGTTTGGTGGAGATCATGAAGGAGCACAAAGCTGCCGTGTCTTGTGTCAAAATCAAGAGCGACGACAAAGAGTGCGTCACGGCCAGCCTGGATGGCGTCTGCATCATCTGGGACTTGGT GCGATTTGTTAGCCTTCAAAGGATGATCGCCAACACGCTTTTCCGGACCGCGTGCTACCATCCAGATGAACACCAGATCATCACCAGTGGAACTGACAGAAAG GTCACTTACTGGGACGTGTATGACGCCTCCTCCATCAGAGAACGGGAGGGCTCCCAGTCAGGGGCCATTAACAGCCTGCACATCACACAGGACGGCAGACACTTTGTGACAG GCGGAGATGACAAGCAGGTGAAGGTGTGGGACTACATGCTCGGAAATGTCACCCACGTGGGTGTGCCTCATGGTGCCAGCGTCACCTGCACCAGGATCTGCTCCAACAACCGCATCCTGGTCAGCTCCAGCGCCGACGGAGGCATTTGGCGATGGAAGTTCCCTCACCCTCCCTCTTCCTATTAA
- the LOC105933555 gene encoding NLR family CARD domain-containing protein 3, translating into MEVSLHGEKDKAGPLGPSCLSMKSKGLPPTFSIEPEPPEPKSRKRRDVCVEEELSSCASCQGVLKDPVFNSCGHWFCKQCITSDEGTSAGQSSCQQCGKRPRSRDGKQKNNPSSSLNIAGLQEGLEEHRISLKRRCECVTEGSDEKGSRTLLNTIYTDLYITEGQSEEVNTQHEVKQLERASKIQNLHDTPIRCHDIFKALPDQHGPIRVVLTNGVAGVGKTFSVQKFTLDWAEGLENQDISVVVLLSFRELNLIRGEQHSLLTLLHVFHPTLQKLPAENLAVCKLLFIFDGLDESRLSLDFNDCQIVSDVTQKSSLNVLLTNLIKGNLLPSALVWITSRPAAAYQIPPSCIARVTEVRGFTDAQKEEYFKKRFSDEELSSRIISHIKTSKSLHIMCGIPVFCWITATVLENMLTTEQREELPKTMTDMYSQFLLVQTKRKKNKYHGRHVSSPQGLIEADREVLLKLGRLAFEHLKKGNIMFYQEDLEQCGLDVTEALVYSGVCTEIFKRESLIFQKPVYCFVHLSIQEFLAAVYMFHCFTSKNTVVLKRFLGKKYSFSSVDDLADKSMVKSLRNRNIYLNTVDSFSSLHHFLKRVMEKSLKSKNGHLDLLVRFLHGLSVESNQRLLEGLLGQIEDSKKNIQKVINNLKEISVYLREPENSSGVRKKMKRSNLSPDRNINIFHCLMEMNDVSVYQEIQEFLKSENRSEKRLSEIQCSALAYMLLMSEEVLDELDLRKYNTTKEGRWRLFPVARNSKKFRVVHCELSKPHCEVIASALKSNPSHLMDLDLSWNKIGDSGVKRLCAGLESPNCRLEILRLVKCRLSENNWATLISALKSNPSYLIELDLSENEALKDAGAKELCAFLKSSLCRLNTLRLRSCRLSEISCGSLVSALKSNPSHLIELDLSGNNLKESDIQQLKEFVKSPDYKLETLRL; encoded by the exons atcgaggaagaggagggacgTGTGTGTGGAGGAGGAGCTGTCCAGCTGTGCTTCGTGTCAGGGCGTGTTGAAGGATCCTGTTTTTAACAGTTGCGGGCACTGGTTCTGCAAACAGTGCATCACCTCAGATGAGGGTACTTCAGCAGGACAATCCTCTTGTCAACAGTGTGGAAAAAGACCCAGAAGCAGAGAtggaaagcaaaaaaacaatccaagcaGCTCTTTAAACA TTGCTGGTCTGCAGGAGGGTTTAGAGGAGCATCGGATCAGTTTgaagaggagatgtgaatgtgtgactgaaggaagtgatgaaAAAGGAAGTAGGACCCTGCTCAACACAATCTACACtgatctctacatcacagagggacagagtgaagaagttaatacccaacatgaggtaaagcagctggagagagcttccaagatccagaacctccatgacactccaatcaggtgccacgacatctttaaagccttacctgaccaacatggacccatcagagtggttctgaccaATGGTGTCGCTGGTgttggaaaaaccttctcagtgcagaagttcactctggactgggcagAGGGCTTGGAGAACCAAGACATAAGTGTGGTGGTTCTGCTTTCATTCAGGGAGCTGAACTTGATCAGAGGTGAGCAGCACAGTCTTCTcacgctgctccatgttttccatcccACACTTCAGAAGCTTCCAGCGGAGAACCTTGCTGTCTGTaaacttctcttcatctttgatggtctggatgaaagcagactttctCTGGACTTCAATGACTGTCAGATTGTTTCTGACGTGACACAGAAGTCATCACTCAACGTTCTACTGACAAACCTCATAAAGGGGAACCTGCTTCCTTCAGCTCTCGTCTGGATAACTTCCCGACCTGCAGCGGCCTatcagatccctccttcatGTATTGCTAGGGTAACAGAAGTACGAGGCTTCACAGATGCCCAGAAAGAGGAGTACTTCAAGAAACggttcagtgatgaagagctgtccagcagaatcatctcccacatcaagacctccaagagcctccacatcatgtgtggGATCCctgtcttctgctggatcactgctacggttctggagaacatgttgaccacagagcagagagaagagTTGCCCAAGACCATGACTGACATGTACTCACAGttcctgctggtccagacaaagaggaaaaagaacaaGTACCATGGACGACATGTGAGCAGTCCACAGGGGCTGATTGAGGCTGACAGGGAAGTTCTTCTGAAGTTGGGGAGGCTGGCGTTTGAACATCtaaagaaaggaaacatcatgtTCTACCAAGAAGACCTGGAGCAGTGTGGTCTTGATGTCACAGAGGCTTTGGTGTACTCTGGAGTTTGTACAGAGATCTTCAAGAGAGAGAGTCTGATCTTCCAGAAACCCGTCTACTGCTTTGTTCACCTGAGCATTCAGGAATTTCTGGCTGCAGTGTACATGTTCCACTGTTTCACCAGCAAGAACACGGTGGTGTTGAAGAGATtcctgggaaaaaaatacagtttctcATCTGTGGATGACTTAGCGGATAAATCCATGGTGAAGTCTCTCAGAAATAGAAACATATATTTGAACACAGTTGACAGTTTCTCCTCTCTGCATCACTTTCTGAAACGAGTCATGGAGAAATcccttaaaagtaaaaatggccACCTGGACTTGTTGGTTCGCTTCcttcatggcctctctgtgGAGTCTAACCAGAGACTCCTAGAAGGGTTGCTTGGCCAGATAGAGGAtagcaaaaaaaacatacagaaagttATCAACAATCTAAAGGAGATTAGTGTGTACCTGCGTGAGCCTGAAAACAGCTCTGGTGTCCGAAAGAAGATGAAGAGATCGAATCTCTCTCCAGACAGAAACATCAACATATTTCACTGCCTGATGGAGATGAATGACGTCTCTGTTTATCAAGAGATTCAAGAGTTTctgaaatcagagaacagatcCGAGAAGAGACTCTCAGAAATCCAGTGCTCAGCTCTAGCCTACATGCTGCTGATGTcggaggaggttctggatgaaCTGGACCTCAGGAAATACAACACAACAAAGGAGGGACGATGGAGACTCTTTCCTGTCGCAAGGAACAGCAAGAAGTTCCG CGTTGTTCATTGTGAACTCTCAAAGCCTCACTGTGAAGTTATTGCCTCAGCTCTGAAATCCAACCCATCCCATCTGATGGATCTGGACCTGAGTTGGAATAAAATTGGAGACTCTGGAGTGAAACGTCTGTGCGCTGGGCTTGAGAGTCCAAACTGTAGGCTAGAAATCCTGAG GTTGGTGAAGTGCAGGTTGTCTGAGAACAACTGGGCTACTCTGATCTCAGCTCTAAAGTCAAACCCCTCGTATCTAatagaactggacctgagtgaGAACGAAGCCCTGAAAGATGCTGGAGCAAAGGAGCTCTGTGCTTTTCTGAAGAGCTCACTCTGCAGACTAAATACTTTGAG attaaggagctgcaggttgtcagagatcagctgtggTTCTCTGGTCTccgctctgaagtccaacccctcccatctgatagaactggacctgagcggGAACAACCTAAAGGAGTCAGATATTCAACAGCTTAAGGAGTTTGTAAAAAGTCCAGACTACAAACTGGAAACTTTGAG ATTGTGA